In the Coturnix japonica isolate 7356 chromosome 6, Coturnix japonica 2.1, whole genome shotgun sequence genome, one interval contains:
- the PAOX gene encoding peroxisomal N(1)-acetyl-spermine/spermidine oxidase, with protein MERGVGGRRVLVVGAGMAALGAAQRLRGSVRLLEAGDRVGGRVCSVPFASGLAELGAHWIHGPSEGNPVFRLASSYGLLGPGASEEENQRVEAKGHPLLPVVTYGSSGKVLSPELVNSTRSLFSELLGSAQAVGGAEEPAGSSVGQYLRAEIARLASGWDEDKDDKRLRLAVLSACLKLECCISGTHSMDTVALGSFGEYISLPGLDCTFPGGYSSLPERILQTLPEGTVLLNKPVRTIRWQGSFCEEGDTDREFPVQVECEDGDSFLTDHVIVTVPLGFLKERHQDFFQPPLPKRKVEAIRRLGFGTNNKIFLEFEQPFWEPEQQQLEVVWEDESPLAEPSADLEANWFKKLIGFVVLQPPEQLGHVLCGFIAGKESEYMETLSDAEVLSTMTRVLRMLTGNPQLPAPCSILRSRWHSAPYTRGSYSYVAVGSSGEDIDALAQPLPEDASDPRPLQVLFAGEATHRSFYSTTHGALLAGWREAERLNQLL; from the exons ATGGAGCGCGGCGTTGGCGGCCGGCGGGTGCTGGTGGTGGGTGCGGGCATGGCGGCGCTGGGGGCGGCGCAGCGGCTGCGGGGCAGCGTGAGGCTGCTGGAGGCGGGAGACCGAGTCGGAGGCCGCGTCTGCAGCGTCCCCTTCG CCTCGGGGCTGGCGGAGCTGGGCGCGCACTGGATCCACGGCCCCTCGGAAGGGAATCCCGTGTTCCGCCTGGCTTCCAGCTACGGCCTGCTGGGGCCCGGCGCCAGCGAGGAGGAGAACCAGCGGGTGGAGGCCAAGGGACACCCGCTGCTGCCTGTGGTCACCTACGGCAGCTCAGGGAAGGTGCTGAGCCCTGAGCTAGTGAACAGCACCCGCAGCCTGTTCAGCGAGCTGCTGGGCTCGGCACAGGCCGTGGGGGGTGCTGAGGAGCCGGCCGGCAGCAGCGTGGGGCAATACCTGAGGGCAGAGATTGCACGGCTGGCCTCCGGATGGGATGAGGACAAGGACGACAAGCGGCTGCGGCTGGCAGTGCTCAGTGCCTGCCTCAAACTGGAGTGCTGCATCAGCGGCACCCACAGCATGGACACGGTGGCCTTGGGGTCCTTTGGGGAGTATATCTCACTGCCCGGCCTGGATTGCACCTTCCCAGG TGGCTACAGCAGCCTGCCTGAGCGCATACTGCAGACCCTGCCTGAGGGCACCGTGCTGCTCAACAAGCCAGTGAGGACTATCCGGTGGCAGGGGTCCTTCTGCGAGGAGGGGGACACGGACAGGGAATTCCCTGTCCAGGTGGAGTGTGAGGATGGCGACTCTTTTCTCACTGACCACGTCATCGTCACCGTCCCACTGG GTTTCCTCAAGGAACGGCATCAGGACTTTTTCCAGCCCCCCCTGCCCAAGCGGAAGGTAGAAGCTATTCGCCGCCTGGGCTTTGGCACCAACAACAAGATCTTCCTGGAGTTTGAGCAGCCCTTCTGGGAGcccgagcagcagcagctggaagtaGTATGGGAGGATGAGTCACCTCTGGCTGAGCCCAGTGCCGACCTGGAGGCCAACTGGTTCAAGAAGCTCATTGGTTTTGTGGTCCTGCAGCCACCAGAGCA GCTCGGACACGTCCTCTGTGGCTTCATCGCTGGCAAAGAGTCCGAGTACATGGAGACACTGAGCGACGCTGAGGTTCTCAGCACCATGACCCGTGTCCTCCGCATGCTGACAG GCAACCCGCAGCTGCCCGcaccctgcagcatcctgcGCTCCCGCTGGCACAGCGCTCCATACACCCGCGGCTCCTACAGCTACGTGGCTGTTGGAAGCTCCGGGGAAGACATAGACGCGCTGGCACAACCACTACCCGAGGATGCATCAGACCCCAGG CCGTTGCAGGTGCTGTTCGCAGGGGAGGCCACGCACCGCTCGTTCTACTCCACGACGCACGGCGCGCTGCTGGCCGGCTGGAGGGAGGCCGAGCGCCTCAACCAGCTCCTGTAA
- the LOC107315628 gene encoding lipase member M-like gives MMWLFITVTYLICTTDSSSASPEVSMDVGEIVRYHGYPYEEHEVVTEDGYYLTLQRIPHGRDNSESTSASHEAETLGSSMFCHPPKPAVLLQHGLVLEGSNWVTNLPNRSLGFILADAGYDVWIGNSRGNSWSRKHKEFEFYSEKYSSYSFHEMAMYDLPATINYILQKTGQEQLYYVAYSQGTTTGFIAFSSIPELDHKIKMFFALAPITTSSNMKSPLVRVFDLPEGLIKLILGRTVVFDKDEFLKQVTSRLCGYTFFKSFCSLVLYLPGGFTNSLNVSRIDVYLSHYPDSTSLKNMLHWRQLYQTGEFKYYDYGSDNMLHYNQSTPPFYELENMKAPLAAWFGGRDWISAPEDVNITLPRITNVAYKKYIPEFVHFDFLWGVQAYEQIYKEMLELMKKNA, from the exons ATGATGTGGCTGTTCATCACCGTTACTTACTTAATCTGCACTACTGATAGTTCCAGTGCAAGCCCTGAGGTGTCTATGGACGTT GGTGAAATTGTTCGCTACCACGGGTATCCCTATGAGGAGCATGAAGTGGTGACAGAAGATGGCTATTATCTTACCTTACAGAGGATTCCTCATGGCAGAGACAACTCAGAAAGCACGAGTGCCTCCCATGAAGCAGAAACACTGGGATCCAGCATGTTCTGCCACC ctcccaaacctgcagtgctcctgcagcatGGCCTGGTGTTGGAGGGCAGTAACTGGGTTACGAACCTGCCCAACAGAAGCCTGGGCTTCATCCTTGCAGATGCTGGTTATGACGTCTGGATAGGAAACAGCAGGGGGAACAGCTGGTCACGAAAGCACAAAGAATTTGAATTTTACAGTGAGAAATATTCATCTTACAG CTTTCATGAGATGGCCATGTATGACCTTCCAGCAACAATCAACTATATCCTGCAGAAAACAGGACAGGAGCAGTTATACTACGTGGCTTACTCTCAAGGCACTACCACAG GtttcattgcattttcttccattcctgAGCTGGATCACAAAATCAAGATGTTTTTTGCCCTGGCTCCTATCACCACAAGCTCAAATATGAAGTCACCCTTGGTCAGAGTGTTTGATCTTCCTGAGGGTCTGATTAAG CTCATCTTAGGACGCACAGTGGTCTTTGATAAGGATGAGTTCTTGAAGCAAGTGACATCCCGTCTGTGTGGCTACACATTCTTCAAAAGCTTTTGCTCCTTGGTCCTGTACTTGCCTGGTGGGTTCACCAACAGCTTAAACGTG AGCCGTATAGATGTCTACCTGTCCCACTACCCTGATTCAACATCCCTAAAAAACATGTTACATTGGCGCCAG CTCTATCAAACGGGAGAATTCAAATATTATGATTATGGCAGTGACAACATGCTTCATTATAACCAG AGCACGCCGCCCTTCTATGAActggaaaacatgaaagcaCCACTCGCTGCATGGTTTGGTGGCAGGGACTGGATTTCTGCCCCTGAAGATGTAAATATAACACTGCCTCGTATAACCAATGTGGCGTACAAAAAGTACATTCCTGAATTTGTCCACTTTGATTTCCTTTGGGGTGTGCAAGCGTATGAACAAATATACAAAGAAATGCTTGAACTGATGAAGAAGAATGCCTAG
- the ECHS1 gene encoding enoyl-CoA hydratase, mitochondrial: MAAPLRALLGSAVCAGTARHRALLNALRPHVAGRGYSHGAPFRFVQVQKVGTGGSVGLIRLHRPEALNALCAGLMEELGRALDAFEADGQVGAVVITGSEKAFAAGADIKEMQNKTFQECYGSGFLAGWDRVATVRKPTIAAVNGFALGGGCELAMMCDIIYAGEKAQFGQPEILLGTIPGAGGTQRLTRAVGKSLAMEMVLTGERISAAEAKVAGLVSKVFPPDKLVDAAIGCAEKIAANSKLVVAMAKESVNAAFETTLTEGNRTEKRLFYATFATDDRKEGMTAFVEKRKAKFTDS, from the exons ATGGCGGCCCCGCTGCGCGCCCTGCTCGGCTCCGCTGTTTGCGCCGGTACCGCGCGGCACCGCGCGCTGCTGAACGCACTGCGCCCCCACGTGGCGGGGCGGGGGTACAGCCACG GGGCCCCGTTCCGCTTCGTGCAGGTGCAGAAGGTCGGGACGGGCGGCAGCGTGGGGCTCATCCGGCTGCACCGGCCCGAGGCGCTGAACGCGCTGTGTGCGGGGCTGATGGAGGAGCTGGGGCGGGCGCTGGACGCCTTCGAGGCCGACGGGCAGGTGGGAGCTGTTGTCATCACCGGCAGTGAGAAGGCGTTTGCAG CCGGCGCTGACATTAAAGAGATGCAGAACAAAACCTTCCAGGAGTGCTATGGCAGCGGCTTCCTGGCGGGCTGGGACCGGGTGGCCACTGTCCGCAAGCCCACCATCGCTGCCGTTAATGGCTTCGCC CTGGGTGGCGGCTGTGAACTGGCCATGATGTGCGACATCATCTATGCTGGGGAGAAGGCACAGTTTGGGCAGCCTGAGATCCTGCTGGGGACAATCCCAG GTGCTGGGGGGACGCAGAGGCTGACCAGGGCGGTGGGCAAATCACTGGCCATGGAGATGGTTCTGACTGGGGAGCGGATCTCAGCAGCGGAGGCCAAGGTGGCAG GTCTGGTCAGCAAAGTCTTTCCCCCGGACAAGCTGGTGGATGCAGCCATTGGCTGCGCTGAGAAGATCGCTGCCAACTCCAAGCTGGTGGTAGCTATGGCCAAGGAGTCTGTCAATGCTG CTTTCGAAACAACACTGACAGAGGGGAACAGGACGGAGAAGCGCCTCTTCTATGCCACTTTTGCCACC GACGACCGCAAGGAGGGGATGACTGCGTTTGTGGAGAAGCGCAAGGCCAAATTCActgacagctga
- the LOC107315633 gene encoding lipase member M-like gives MLLTNSYVILQRHKMRLLVAVLFLMQAAANSDHCTTSPLSVNPETFMNVSQMICYRMYPSEEYEILTRDGYYVRLNRIPHGREYPRNTGSRPVVFLQHGLFGDSSNWVENLANNSLGFILADSGYDVWLGNSRGTLCSRRHQHLSPDQAEFWDFSFHEMAMYDLPAMINFVLQKTGQKQLYYVGYSQGATIAFIAFSSMPELAQKIKFFFALAPVVTMKHAKCPLLKMSFLSTGKPDMLQILLGKTDASLRMRKLWRFLPNQCRHPLLHKLCASLFFLLGGFNEKNLNMTRLDVYTAHYPDGTSVKNIIHWAQVRTSGEFKAFDYGSKNQAIYNQEKPPYYQLEMSVPTAVWSGGEDWVADQRDVQLLLPRIARLISYVHITDWNHWDFIWGLDGPGRLYSRIVDMVKGSQ, from the exons ATGTTATTAACAAACAGCTATGTTATTTTACAGAGGCACAAGATGCGGTTGTTGGTTGCAGTcctgtttttgatgcaagcagCTGCAAACTCAGACCATTGCACCACGAGTCCATTGAGTGTAAATCCTGAGACCTTCATGAATGTT agCCAAATGATCTGCTATAGAATGTACCCCAGCGAGGAGTATGAAATCCTGACTCGTGATGGTTACTATGTCAGACTGAACAGAATTCCTCATGGGAGAGAATATCCTAGGAACACAG GCTCCAGACCTGTTGTGTTTCTTCAGCATGGGCTATTTGGTGACAGCAGCAACTGGGTTGAAAATCTAGCTAACAACAGCCTTGGCTTCATACTAGCAGACTCTGGTTATGATGTGTGGCTGGGGAACAGTCGAGGAACACTCTGTTCTCGAAGACACCAGCATCTTTCCCCTGACCAGGCTGAGTTCTGGGATTTCAG CTTCCACGAAATGGCTATGTATGACCTCCCAGCAATGATCAACTTTGTCCTGCAGAAGACTGGCCAGAAGCAGCTGTACTATGTGGGCTACTCTCAGGGTGCCACTATCG cattCATCGCATTTTCATCCATGCCTGAACTGGCTCAGAAAAtcaaatttttttttgccctgGCTCCTGTAGTGACAATGAAACACGCCAAATGTCCTCTACTGAAAATGTCATTCCTTTCCACCGGAAAGCCTGATATGCTCCAG ATCCTACTGGGCAAGACAGATGCCTCGCTGAGGATGAGGAAGCTGTGGAGATTTCTTCCCAACCAGTGCAGGCACCCTCTCCTGCACAAGCTCTGTGCCAGCCTATTTTTCCTGCTGGGTGGCTTCAATGAGAAGAACCTCAATATG ACCCGGCTGGATGTGTACACAGCCCACTATCCTGATGGCACATCTGTCAAAAACATCATCCACTGGGCCCAG GTGAGGACATCAGGAGAGTTTAAAGCTTTCGACTATGGCAGCAAAAACCAAGCTATTTACAATCAG GAGAAGCCTCCCTACTACCAGCTGGAGATGTCAGTGCCCACAGCAGTGTGGTCAGGGGGTGAGGATTGGGTAGCAGATCAGAGGGAcgttcagctgctgctgccacgCATTGCCCGCCTCATCTCCTACGTGCACATCACGGATTGGAACCACTGGGACTTCATCTGGGGCCTGGACGGGCCCGGGCGCCTCTACAGCCGCATTGTGGATATGGTTAAAGGGTCCCAGTAG